The Streptomyces sp. NBC_01497 region GATGCGGCCAAACCCGGCACGACACAACCACCTCAAACCGTCACGTAAATACCACGAACGTCCTCTGATGACCCAATAGCAGAAAGGTGCTGCTGACCTGCAAGGATGCGAGTGTCTAGGCCGTATCCGTTGCGAGAGTCAGGGCACCTTTCCGGTGGGCGAGCGTACAGGGTGGGATCGTCGGCTGCGTGTACGGGCCGACGGCAAAGGGCTGGTCGGGCATGCCGGAGCGGTACTGCTGCGTCGGTGCGCCGACCGGATGGGGTTGACCAGGGCCCTGGCTGATGTGCTGCCGGTGGGCGTCGGGCACGTCTGGCGCGATCGGGGGATCGTGGTGGTCCAGCTCGCGGTGGCCATCGTGCTCGGCGCGACGAACCTGATCGAGGCCGAGCAACTCGGCCTGCACCAGGGAGGACTGTTCGGCCCGGCCGCTTCGGACTCCACCGTCCGCCGCGCCCTGCTCGATCTGGACAACGCCGCACTCACGCTGATCGCGAAAGCCCGGCGGAAGGTCCGCCGTCACGTGTGGTCGCTCATCACCGCGGCCTCGAAGAAGGAGAAGGCCGCAGCCACGTTCAAGGGCACGTTCGGGTTCCACCCCCTGGCGGCCTGGTGCGCGAATACCGCCGAGTGCCTGGCCATGGAGCTCCGGCCGGGCAACGCCGGAGCGAACACCGTCGTCGACCACCTGCGGGTCCTCACCTCCGCACTGGCCCAGATCCCGTATTCCAGCGCCGCCAAGCTCCTGATCCGCGTGGACGGAGCCGACGCCACCCACGGCCTGCTGGAGCATCTGGTCGCGCTGAACACCAAGCGGCGCACGGTCCGCTTCAGCGTCGGATGGAAGATCACCGACGAGGACGAGACTGCGATTGCGAAGCTGCCCGACAACGCCTGGGAGACCTCGCTGAAACAGGACGGCTCGCTCCAGGAAGGCTACTTCGTGGCCGAGTTGACCGGCTTGAACACCCGGGAGGGCTGGCCGAAGGACACCCGGCTGATCGTCCGCCGGGTCAAGCCCTCGGGCCGCCAGATCAAGAAGCTGACCGACTTCGAGAAGAAGACCGGCTGGCGCTACTCGATCACCGCCACGAACATCGGCCGGATGTGGGGCGTTTTGGGCTCGCATCAGGTGCAGTTCCTCGACGCCCTGCACCGCGATCACGCCGAAGTGGAAGATCGAGTACGGACGAACAAGGCTCTTGGCCTGCGCAATCTTCCCTCGACATCGTTCGCGGTGAACCAGGGGTGGATGCTCACCGCGAATCTCGCTGCCGACCTGGATGCCTGGGTCCGCCTCCTTGGCCTGCACGACATCGATGGCCTGGCCGGCGCCGAGCCGGACACCATGCGATTCCGCCTGTACCACCTGCCCGCCCGCCTTGCGAAACACGCCCGCAACCGGTGGCTCCGCATCGAGACCACCTGGCCCTGGGCGTCAGCGTTCACCACCTGCTGGCGCAGGCTCACAGACCTCCCGGCCGTCACCTGACATCCGGCTCCCGCCCCGACGAAGACCAGAACGGAGGAAACCCGCACCACCCCCCGGAGACGTGGAACCCCGGCGCATCCGCAGCGTCACGCGAAGGCCCGCCCCGAACGACGTGGGGACATTACGGGCGAACCGTCAAGTCGATCAACAACCGAACCCCACTGACGAATCGAGGCCAACCATCAATAAATATTTCGCCTGAGCGTCGACTGCGAAGTGTTCTGCCCGGATACCGTCGGATCCGCGAGCGCAGTGAGCTGGACCACCTCACGTCCAACTAAGAAAGGAGCAGTGCCCAGGCCGACTCTTCACGTAAACCGACAATTACTCCCAGCGGATCGGAAGAGCGTTGTGGGGCGGGTCATGAACCATCTCCCGCGTGCCGTCATGTGCCAGACGTCGTATGGTTAAGACCACGGACGTTTCCGAGTCCGAAGGGGCGATGTGTAGGAGTAGGAGGCGATATGGGTAAGGGGATCCCACTCAGCGAGAAGCTGCAACAGCTAGGTAAGCCCCTGTTGCGCGCAGGGCTCAGCCTCAATCTGTTGTGGATCGGGCGGCTGAAGTTTGAGGACTATGAGGTCGAGAACATACGTCCTGTCGTAATAGGGAGCCCTCTCCTATCGTCCCTTGCTGAGCGACTGGGCGAGCACCGTCTAGCAAGGGGCGTGGGTCTCACGGAGATCACGATGGGGGCCATGATTGCGTCTAAACCGGTGGCGCCTAGGGTCGCCGCAATAGGTAGCTTGGGTGCTATCGCAATGTTCGCATTCACGCTCAGTTTTCTGGTCACGACGCCAGAGGCGTGGCAGCCTGAGAGCAGGGAACCCAAGCTGTCGCCGGCCGGGCAATTCATCGTGAAGGATGTCGTCATGATGGCTGGGGCTATGCTGACAGCCAGCGAAGCACTCGAGGCCACCAAGCGCGGATAAAACTTAATGATTTAAACCGCTTCTCGACCCGGGGCCTCGTCGAACAGAGCGGGTTGACAGGGCTCACTTCCTACCCCACTCTTTAGTACTCCAGTAGCGGTTCGTGTCATGCGGTGTATCTTTGTTGGTCGCGGTGGCTGCCGGATGGCTTTCCGACTTTCGGTCGAGTCGGGATGGACCACGGGTGCCATAGTCAACGTCGACGGCGGCGTTGTGGGGGACCGCAACTGACTGGCCGTACACGACAGATGAATGTCCCGTTTGGATCTGTCTGAGGTGACCGAACTGTTGAGGCATGCGGTTTGCAGAAGCGCTGCAATAACGCCCTACCTTGTCAGCTCATCGGAATGAGAAAACGCACCCCAAATAATCTTTGCAGAGCATGGAGAAAAACATGGCAAGTATTCATGTGGTAAATGTAATGGACAGTGACTTCGAGACCGAGGTCCTCAGTTCCAAGGTACCCGTCCTGGTCGACTTCTGGGCAGCTTGGTGCGGCCCCTGTAAGATGCTGGCCCCGGTCGTTGATGCACTTGCCGATGACTACGTGGGAAGGCTCAAGGTTGCCAAGCTCGACGTCGACGCGAATGCAGCCACAGCACAGAAGTATCAGGTGCAGGGAATCCCGCTGCTTCTTCTCTTCAAGGAAGGTGCGGTAGTAGAAGAGGTCTTGGGTGCTCAACCGCGCATGGCTGTCGAAGGATTTGTGGTCAAGCATCTCTGAGGGTACACACGATCAAGCAACAGGGGTGGCAGTATAAAGCGAGACGTCATAGGGGCTGACGATTGATGCTTGCGTGCGGTATCACCGGAGGATGAGGTATCCACAGGGTGGCGGGCTGACCGCTGAACGACAGTGCAAGCGCGAGGAGTTACGGCTTCAGGCGGCTGAGCGGTTTGCCCTGGGCGAGGGCAGTTCAGCGATCGCCAGGGATCTGCGGGTCAGTGTCCGGTCGGTGCAGCGATGGCGTCGTGCATGGGCCGGGGGCGCCCCACGATCCCTGCGGTCGCAGGGGCCCGCATCGCTGCCGCGGCTAACTGATCATTTCAGAATGAGGATATGAGGCGTCTCAAGCAGGTGATGCTGCAGGCGAGTTGGAGGAGCCTGAGGTGCAGGTCGGCGCGTATCTCGTAGCGGATGCGGAGTCGTTTGAACTGGTGGAGCCAGGCGAACGTCCGCTCTACCACCCAGCGGGTCTTGCCCAGGCCAGAGCCGTGCGGGGCACCGCGTCGGGCGATCTTGGGGGTGATTCCTCGCGCTCGGATGAGGCGCCGGTACTTGTCGAAGTCGTAGCTGCGGTCGGCGAACAGGCGCCGGGGGCGATGACGTGGTCGGCCGCGCAGGCCATGGATGTGGGGAATCGCGTCCAGGAGTGGCATGAGCTGGGTGACGTCGTGACGGTTTCCGCCGGTCAGCGAGACGGCGAGCGGGGTTCCCTGCCGGTCGACGACGACGTGGTGCTTGCTGCCGGGCCGGGCGCGATCGACCGGCGAAGGTCCGGTGTGAGCCCCCCTTTGAGCGCCCGGACGTGCGAGCCGTCGATCGCGGCGTCGTCCATCTCCAGCAGCCCTTCCTTGCGCAGTTCCGCCAGCAAGACCTCGTGCGGCCGGGGCCACACTCCCGCTTCGGTCCAGTCCCGAAGACGCCGCCAGGCCGTTACCCCGCTGCAGCCGACTCGCTCCGCGGGAACGTCCCGCCAGCTCACACCCTTGCGCAACACATAGACGATGCCCGCAGAGCGGCACGGTCATCCGCCGGCAACCGGCCTGGATACCGGCGGCGCCGGGGCGGACGAACCGGCAACAGCGGGACAACGCGTTCCCACAGGTCATCAGGCACGAGATTAGCAGGCACACAACAGATCCTGCCGACTCACCACCCAACTGACAACCCACCAGACAGAGTTCATTCTGAAACGATCAGTAAGCTAAGCACACTCATGCCACGACCACCCCACCCCCAACTCACGCGCACACTGGCGCTCCGGTTCCGCCGTCGCCTCTCCCTCCGGCAGACACGAGCGACGCAGTCGAAGTCCTCTTCCTTGGGGCGTTCTGCGAGGATTGCGTCAAGGGAGTCAGGATTTGGCCGTTCGTCGGAAAGGGCTGGGCGAGCTTGGACAGGTTGGCCAGCTCAGGGCCGTCACCTTCCCGGTTCCAGCGGCCTTGGACGCACACCGCACGCGGAGAAGGCCGTACGCGGGCCCTGCGCCGTCGGCGCCCACGTCAGTGAGGAAGCACGCTTGACGTGCCGCGGCGAGCCGCTTGATCAGCTGGTAGAGCATCCAGAGGGACTCAGCCCGAGCTCGGACCACAACGGATTCTTGTCGCTAAGGCCGCATCAAGAGGCAGGTCGGAGGACATACTTGAAGGCGTGTGAAGGCTCCGCGCAGGCGCGGCTCACGGAAGGGGACGTTCAGTGGGGGTTGTCGGCAACGTGCTGGGCAAGGTCGAGGTGCGGCTCAAGTGGGACCCGAGTCCTCTGGGCGAGCCCCCGCGCCATCTCGACATCGTCGCCGCGACCTACTCCATGGACGACCCCTTCGGCAAGCCGGCGTACCTGGTGCACTACGACAGCCGCTCACCCGACGGCACCATCAACATGAGTCGTCACAGTCAGACCGGCCAGGGTTTCGGGTTCGTCGAGGTGATGTCCTTGGAGTTCGACCGTCTGTCCGGCGCCTACGCGAGGGTTATCGTGGGCGTGGTCATCCATCAGGAGCCGGTTCCCCGGACGTTCGGCGACATTTCGAACGCGGGAGTCGTAATCCTCGAGGGCTACGAGGAACTGCTCACCGACGATTTCTCTGGCATGGCCGGATCGACCGCGACGACCCTCGCCGAGTTCACCCGCAACGACACCGGCCACTGGAAACTGCGCGAAATGATCCGGGGATCCGACAGCGATCCGGCGGGCTTCATGATCGAGATGGGCGCTGTCCGCCACATCTGACCGACGGGCCCGCGTGCGGCCATCCCGGTTTGAGGTTCGCCTTCTGGCTGAACGCTCCGCTCGTCGAGCTGACCGCGCTGCCTTCTGGTTCATCGGGTCATCCCGAGGATCTGCTCGATGGCCGAGACCATCGTGATCTGGGAGTAATACTGACTGCGCGCAGACGTGCCGCTCGTCGGCTCTGACGGCAAGGTCGCCAAGGATGGCCAGAGCCCTTGCGGTGGTGAGCTTCGCTTTCTCCTCGTATCGCATGCGCTCAGTGTGCTGATCCTCGAAGTCGCTTGTCAGCCTGTCCTGCGGGGTTTGGTGCCGACCTTGTGATGGGCGGGCCGGCTGTATGCCTCGCCGGTGGCGAGCACTCTGCCCACATCATGACGGATGGCTGGGCGGCGGTTCGTCGACCCCGGGGGCCGGCCTGGCCCGGGCCGGGACGGTTTCGGTGTACCGGCTGGAGAGCCAGTCTTCGCGTGCAGGTTCCTGAACCCTCTGCGGACGCGGGCGGGGGTCCGTTTGTTCGGCTCGGTCGGCTTCTCCCAGGGTCGGCGGAGGTCGGTGTCAGTGGGCGGGCTAGCCGGAGCTGGGCATAGGCGGCGATCACCAGCCAGGTCCACCGGTCGGCCGCTTCCGAGCTGCGGAGCCGGGGCTTGGGCCACCCCAAAGTCTGCTTGAACAGGCGAAATGTGTGCTCGATGTCGAAGCGCCAGAGGAAGGACTGCCAGCAGCGGTCGAGGTCCGTTTCGGTGGCATCGGTGCCCGACCACCACAGCCATACCGGCTTGCTGACCCCGCCGCTGGGCAACTTCTCCACGACCAAGCGGATGATGGTGCCCTCGATGATGGGCAGTTGGCCGTCGTGGTCGAGCCATGTGGCCCGGCGGGTCAATCTGGGGTGCAGCCTGTCCCATGCCGGCGCGGTCGCCTTCCCCTAGGACTTGTCCGGGCGATCATGTGCGGAGCCAGATGACGAGGGTTGCTGCGGTTGCGGTGCCGAGGTAGACGTAGCCTCGTTTGTCGTATCGCGTGGCGACGGCTCGGGATTGTTTGAGCTTGTTGATCGCTCGTTCGACGGTGTTGCGTTTCTTGTAACGCTCCGCGTCGAAGGCGGGTGGCCGTCCGCCGCGTGAGCCTTTGCGCAGGCGGGCGGCCTGGCTGTCGGTCTTCTCCGGGATCGTGTGCCGGATACCCCGACGCCGCAGGTACCGGCGGCAGGGGCCGTTGCTGTATGCCTTGTCCGCGGCAAGGCTGTCGGGCTTGCCGCGCGGCCTGCCCACGGTCGTGCGCGGGACTCGGATCTTCTCCAGCACCGCTTCGAACTGGGTGCAGTCCGCCCGCTGTCCGCCGGTCAGAACCAGGGACAGGGGGCGGCAGCGTCCGTCGGCGCTCAGGTGGAGTTTGCTGGTGAAGCCGCCCCGCGAGCGGCCCAGGCCCTCACCTCCCGCACCACCTCCACCAGCCGGCCGTGCAGGCTCTGCCAGGGCGTTTCGTCCTGGTGTTCTGCCTGTTCGCCCCCCTTTGAGGGGGCGGGCGGCGGATCGGTGTGGGCACCGGCCGCATGCTGATGCGCACGCACGATGGTGGAGTCGACCGCAATGTCCCAGTCGATGTCACCAGCCGCGTCGGCCGCGGCCTGAACCTGCCGCAACAGGCGTTCCCATGTCCCGTCCGCCGACCACTGCCGATGACGTTCGTAGACGGTCTTCCACGGCCCGAACCTCTCCGGAAGATCACGCCAGTGCACGCCGGTTCGCACTCGGTGCAAGATCCCGTCGATCACCTGCCGGTGATCCCGCCACCGGCCACACCGGTTGTTGCTGACCGGCAGAAACGGCCGCAGCCGCTCCC contains the following coding sequences:
- a CDS encoding IS1380 family transposase, giving the protein MRVRADGKGLVGHAGAVLLRRCADRMGLTRALADVLPVGVGHVWRDRGIVVVQLAVAIVLGATNLIEAEQLGLHQGGLFGPAASDSTVRRALLDLDNAALTLIAKARRKVRRHVWSLITAASKKEKAAATFKGTFGFHPLAAWCANTAECLAMELRPGNAGANTVVDHLRVLTSALAQIPYSSAAKLLIRVDGADATHGLLEHLVALNTKRRTVRFSVGWKITDEDETAIAKLPDNAWETSLKQDGSLQEGYFVAELTGLNTREGWPKDTRLIVRRVKPSGRQIKKLTDFEKKTGWRYSITATNIGRMWGVLGSHQVQFLDALHRDHAEVEDRVRTNKALGLRNLPSTSFAVNQGWMLTANLAADLDAWVRLLGLHDIDGLAGAEPDTMRFRLYHLPARLAKHARNRWLRIETTWPWASAFTTCWRRLTDLPAVT
- a CDS encoding YkgB family protein, whose amino-acid sequence is MGKGIPLSEKLQQLGKPLLRAGLSLNLLWIGRLKFEDYEVENIRPVVIGSPLLSSLAERLGEHRLARGVGLTEITMGAMIASKPVAPRVAAIGSLGAIAMFAFTLSFLVTTPEAWQPESREPKLSPAGQFIVKDVVMMAGAMLTASEALEATKRG
- the trxA gene encoding thioredoxin, translated to MASIHVVNVMDSDFETEVLSSKVPVLVDFWAAWCGPCKMLAPVVDALADDYVGRLKVAKLDVDANAATAQKYQVQGIPLLLLFKEGAVVEEVLGAQPRMAVEGFVVKHL
- a CDS encoding TerD family protein, whose protein sequence is MGVVGNVLGKVEVRLKWDPSPLGEPPRHLDIVAATYSMDDPFGKPAYLVHYDSRSPDGTINMSRHSQTGQGFGFVEVMSLEFDRLSGAYARVIVGVVIHQEPVPRTFGDISNAGVVILEGYEELLTDDFSGMAGSTATTLAEFTRNDTGHWKLREMIRGSDSDPAGFMIEMGAVRHI
- a CDS encoding IS5 family transposase (programmed frameshift), coding for MGRGDLTDAEWERLRPFLPVSNNRCGRWRDHRQVIDGILHRVRTGVHWRDLPERFGPWKTVYERHRQWSADGTWERLLRQVQAAADAAGDIDWDIAVDSTIVRAHQHAAGAHTDPPPAPSKGGEQRTPGRNALAEPARPAGGGGAGGEGLGRSRGGFTSKLHLSADGRCRPLSLVLTGGQRADCTQFEAVLEKIRVPRTTVGRPRGKPDSLAADKAYSNGPCRRYLRRRGIRHTIPEKTDSQAARLRKGSRGGRPPAFDAERYKKRNTVERAINKLKQSRAVATRYDKRGYVYLGTATAATLVIWLRT